From the genome of Scytonema hofmannii PCC 7110, one region includes:
- a CDS encoding patatin-like phospholipase family protein, producing MTNKVYTQSVLTFDGQDDYIDFGKNDIGGVFAEGSSAFTISGWLNPHQLTSKASTYGTRNVFFARSSDRYSDNFEFGISESGNLDVYIDEKLDNGLRTFGNGELTLGQWHFFAIVFYQGQLTIYLDEHEYAGSLRGASLNKATSSVTLGATLHNNIYYTGQIANISVWNYPCDQTQIQTQRYQPLVGNELGLVAYWTLNEGEGAIVRDQTGNGYGGTLHGNPTWDLAELPYMTAQSSNEGERQDETANRLEENLPLTETVVQEEDSPTQETTALAPAAARNEGQPKVKKETRKKLARDQTSLTSQPQAGEIKIDQTSQSEVSENIPQQERSQTFTQEQSQAAMNTPANAKYKILTIDGGGIRGIIPALILAEIEKRTQKQIFSLFDLIAGTSTGGVLALGLTKPRLNLEPFDTTPIAQYTAEDLVKLFVEYGPEMFYEPAWEKILGPIEDVFIQPKYAADSREEIFREYFGDAPLEGNLKEVFVTSYDIEQRIPILFTNKVEKQQIESKRFRKLSVGFTLKDAAMATTAIPTYFPPYRVASSHNANGFYTLVDGGLIANNPTYLAIMEARISRQNTQPVNLDDLLIVSLGTGSLTSVYTYNEVKHWGQLQWGQPLLNIVFDGGSEVVAGELERWFEASQKELNGSYYRFQTFLTGDLELVDNVKLENIRQLQASAHQLIAAQSQQIDELCNILLS from the coding sequence GTGACAAACAAGGTATACACGCAATCAGTTTTGACATTTGATGGGCAGGATGATTACATAGATTTTGGCAAAAATGATATTGGTGGTGTTTTTGCAGAAGGGAGTTCTGCCTTTACAATTTCAGGATGGTTGAATCCGCATCAACTCACAAGTAAAGCGAGTACTTATGGGACGCGCAATGTTTTTTTTGCCCGTTCTTCAGATAGGTACAGTGATAATTTTGAGTTTGGCATTAGTGAGTCAGGAAATCTCGATGTTTATATTGATGAGAAGCTAGACAACGGTCTCAGAACCTTTGGCAATGGAGAACTGACGCTCGGACAATGGCACTTCTTTGCGATTGTCTTTTATCAGGGGCAACTGACCATATATCTTGATGAGCATGAGTATGCAGGCTCGTTGAGAGGTGCCTCGTTAAACAAAGCAACGAGTTCTGTAACTTTGGGCGCGACTTTACATAATAACATATATTATACAGGTCAAATAGCTAACATAAGTGTCTGGAATTACCCCTGTGACCAAACGCAAATCCAAACACAACGGTATCAGCCTCTAGTTGGGAATGAACTTGGATTAGTAGCTTACTGGACATTAAACGAAGGAGAAGGAGCAATTGTCCGAGACCAAACTGGAAATGGCTATGGTGGAACGTTGCATGGCAATCCCACTTGGGATTTAGCAGAACTTCCATATATGACCGCACAATCCTCCAATGAGGGCGAAAGACAAGATGAGACAGCAAATCGTTTAGAGGAAAACCTTCCTTTAACAGAAACTGTGGTGCAAGAGGAAGATTCCCCGACTCAAGAGACGACGGCTTTAGCTCCAGCAGCAGCCAGGAATGAAGGTCAACCAAAAGTAAAAAAAGAGACAAGGAAAAAACTCGCTCGCGACCAAACATCTCTAACCTCCCAACCACAAGCAGGGGAAATCAAAATAGACCAAACGAGTCAAAGCGAAGTCTCAGAAAATATCCCACAGCAGGAGCGATCGCAAACATTCACTCAGGAGCAATCGCAAGCAGCTATGAATACACCAGCCAATGCTAAATATAAAATACTAACCATCGATGGAGGCGGTATTCGGGGCATTATCCCAGCCTTGATACTAGCAGAAATTGAAAAGCGGACACAAAAGCAGATATTCAGTTTGTTCGATTTAATTGCAGGTACTTCTACTGGAGGAGTTCTAGCGCTCGGACTGACTAAACCCCGATTAAATTTGGAGCCATTCGATACCACGCCTATCGCTCAATATACCGCAGAGGATCTGGTAAAACTCTTTGTTGAGTATGGACCAGAAATGTTTTACGAGCCAGCATGGGAAAAAATACTTGGACCGATAGAAGATGTATTTATCCAGCCAAAATACGCGGCGGATAGCAGAGAGGAAATCTTCCGGGAATATTTTGGAGATGCGCCTCTAGAGGGGAATCTCAAAGAAGTGTTCGTAACTAGCTACGATATTGAGCAGCGAATTCCCATCTTGTTTACAAATAAAGTTGAAAAACAACAGATAGAATCGAAAAGGTTTCGCAAGTTATCTGTCGGCTTTACACTTAAAGATGCAGCCATGGCAACAACTGCGATTCCAACTTATTTTCCTCCCTATCGCGTTGCAAGTTCCCATAATGCCAACGGCTTCTATACTTTAGTGGATGGTGGATTGATTGCTAATAATCCCACCTATTTAGCAATTATGGAGGCGAGAATAAGCAGACAAAACACGCAGCCAGTGAATTTAGACGATCTCTTGATAGTTTCCTTGGGAACGGGTTCTCTGACAAGTGTCTATACCTATAACGAAGTCAAACATTGGGGGCAGTTGCAATGGGGACAACCGCTTTTAAATATTGTCTTTGATGGTGGTAGTGAAGTGGTAGCCGGAGAATTAGAACGCTGGTTTGAGGCGAGTCAAAAAGAACTCAACGGTTCTTATTATCGGTTTCAAACATTCCTTACAGGAGATTTGGAACTCGTAGATAATGTCAAGTTGGAAAACATTCGCCAGCTACAAGCCTCAGCCCACCAACTGATTGCAGCACAAAGTCAACAAATTGATGAGTTATGTAATATTTTGTTAAGCTGA
- a CDS encoding DUF6014 family protein, whose translation MTKIFVDEQELTKQVVQYIEQDEIAIAVKKLRQQANNSCELPPDWLLNTADALENNDWSILSEGFVNMDFIGKNGYFLIIAPYQINRQCQHKVTLSSIYGQIHSNSQPSIEQLENLIREKFGTLSQPIPRNLSFTEIASCGNTSGESGEAFIVPNGWSFPNIVCGPALNNAREQRRRFLGSSRECIQKVFEYETANLLLGPLEDEINGERYRHIDTQVHEAGHASGLGFDFKVKQNLLQNYTHSGVEEWRSDSLGFEFAACTLPAEEAGKLVAVNFCIRFGLDAHRLGGIEKDVDVYAGLISLEHLFQNDAIYVTKKGQLALRNLTYPGLLQAVELHRAQALCLTRRELNLKSPTGIFSLYKINIHPSTQSIFQALVMERCQGVWTQLQ comes from the coding sequence ATGACAAAGATCTTTGTAGATGAACAAGAATTAACCAAACAAGTAGTCCAATATATCGAGCAAGATGAAATTGCCATTGCTGTCAAAAAACTGCGTCAACAGGCAAACAACTCTTGTGAACTGCCTCCAGATTGGCTACTCAACACAGCAGATGCTCTAGAAAATAATGACTGGAGTATCTTATCTGAAGGCTTTGTCAATATGGATTTTATCGGTAAAAACGGCTATTTTCTGATTATCGCCCCTTACCAAATAAATCGACAATGCCAACACAAAGTGACTTTAAGCTCAATTTACGGGCAAATACACTCAAACTCTCAGCCATCTATTGAACAATTAGAAAATCTGATTCGCGAAAAATTTGGAACCTTAAGTCAACCAATTCCAAGAAACCTGTCCTTTACCGAGATTGCTAGTTGCGGTAATACTAGTGGTGAAAGTGGTGAAGCCTTCATCGTCCCGAATGGATGGTCTTTTCCTAACATTGTTTGTGGTCCAGCATTAAACAATGCAAGGGAACAGCGACGGCGTTTTTTAGGATCGAGCCGCGAATGCATCCAAAAAGTATTTGAATATGAAACAGCTAATTTACTCTTAGGTCCTTTAGAAGACGAAATTAATGGTGAACGCTATCGCCACATAGATACTCAAGTTCATGAAGCAGGACACGCGAGTGGTTTGGGATTTGACTTCAAGGTAAAGCAAAACCTTCTCCAAAACTATACCCATAGTGGTGTAGAAGAATGGCGATCTGATAGCTTGGGCTTTGAGTTTGCAGCTTGCACTTTACCTGCTGAAGAAGCTGGGAAGTTGGTAGCTGTCAATTTCTGCATTCGCTTTGGCTTAGATGCTCACCGTTTAGGAGGCATAGAAAAAGATGTGGATGTGTATGCTGGGCTTATAAGCTTAGAACATCTTTTTCAAAATGATGCCATATATGTTACTAAAAAAGGTCAATTAGCTTTACGTAATTTGACTTATCCAGGTTTACTGCAAGCTGTGGAACTCCATCGAGCACAAGCATTATGTCTTACCCGAAGAGAGTTAAACCTTAAAAGTCCTACAGGAATTTTTTCTCTGTATAAAATAAATATTCATCCATCAACTCAATCAATTTTTCAGGCGCTAGTGATGGAACGCTGTCAAGGAGTTTGGACACAGTTACAATAA